In one window of Methanolobus mangrovi DNA:
- the spt4 gene encoding transcription elongation factor subunit Spt4 yields MSEQVCRECHRIIMSQTCPICGSSNLSSDWSGMVIIIDPERSEIAKKMDVKVPDKYALKVR; encoded by the coding sequence ATGAGCGAACAGGTTTGCCGGGAGTGTCACCGGATAATTATGAGTCAGACATGCCCTATTTGTGGTTCAAGCAATCTCAGTTCAGACTGGAGCGGCATGGTAATTATCATTGATCCGGAACGTTCAGAGATAGCAAAAAAAATGGACGTAAAAGTTCCGGATAAATATGCATTGAAGGTGCGCTGA
- a CDS encoding GTP-dependent dephospho-CoA kinase family protein, with amino-acid sequence MGFHLTLPDTLRPRFREIFGCLYKGKGDDTIKKLSKDLGSPTKLISVGDVTTFHLLNLGIIPDILIVDDRTKRGPASDRVVVGTKHKGFTEISVDNPAGVITEDLIDAVGNALNADEHVRIFVRGEEDLAAVPAILMAPEGSAVLYGQPDEGVVLVKITLPKKEQMKDLLTEILNEQEHNTEQIETIRRKLDGYQNH; translated from the coding sequence TTGGGCTTTCATTTAACTTTACCCGATACACTTCGACCACGTTTTCGAGAGATTTTCGGGTGTCTTTACAAGGGTAAAGGCGATGACACCATCAAAAAACTTTCCAAGGACTTAGGTAGTCCCACAAAACTTATATCCGTAGGTGATGTTACTACATTCCACTTGCTCAATCTTGGAATAATACCGGACATCCTTATAGTGGATGACCGCACCAAACGCGGACCGGCATCAGACCGGGTCGTAGTGGGTACCAAGCATAAAGGGTTCACCGAAATATCTGTAGACAATCCAGCCGGGGTCATAACCGAAGATCTGATAGACGCTGTAGGAAATGCGTTGAATGCAGATGAACATGTCAGGATATTTGTGCGCGGCGAGGAGGACCTGGCTGCTGTGCCTGCGATTCTTATGGCACCTGAAGGCTCAGCTGTTCTTTATGGGCAGCCGGACGAAGGTGTTGTACTTGTTAAGATAACGTTACCTAAAAAGGAACAAATGAAGGACCTGTTAACTGAGATACTCAATGAACAGGAACATAATACAGAACAAATAGAGACTATTCGGAGGAAACTGGATGGATATCAAAATCATTAA
- a CDS encoding 30S ribosomal protein S24e, whose product MDIKIINDKNNALLNRRELDLKVTFDGATPSRNDVRSKLAAMLTVPMGLVIVQKMDNEFGKQELKGYVKIYEDEARMKQVEETYVLERNKMPEPEVAEEEPAEE is encoded by the coding sequence ATGGATATCAAAATCATTAACGATAAAAATAACGCGCTTCTCAACAGGCGTGAGTTAGATCTTAAAGTCACATTTGATGGTGCAACACCGTCAAGAAATGATGTAAGAAGCAAACTTGCAGCTATGCTTACAGTGCCAATGGGACTTGTAATCGTGCAGAAAATGGATAACGAGTTCGGTAAGCAGGAACTTAAAGGATACGTCAAGATCTATGAAGACGAAGCCCGCATGAAGCAGGTAGAAGAAACATATGTCCTTGAAAGAAACAAGATGCCTGAGCCAGAAGTTGCTGAAGAAGAGCCTGCAGAGGAATAA
- a CDS encoding 30S ribosomal protein S27ae: MAVKDYYKVSGDSIERTHQSCPRCGEGVFLAEHKDRRTCGKCGYTEFKK, translated from the coding sequence ATGGCAGTAAAAGATTACTACAAAGTAAGCGGTGACTCCATTGAGCGCACCCACCAGTCATGCCCACGCTGTGGAGAAGGAGTATTCCTTGCAGAGCACAAAGACAGGCGTACTTGTGGCAAGTGCGGATACACCGAATTCAAGAAATAA
- a CDS encoding DUF2162 domain-containing protein codes for MSYVYAAVIGILIGIFIFGLKTGVGCGFSTVRKRDILILASGYFVISIILGSLVEMVDQSYIEAISNLGMTLHVFIALILIIAGIYTQKKWVCGHDVSKKTFLVISVPCPVCLTALFVSCMILASTLEVSGWKVGVLVGFVFFISVISSTWVFRKMKRTPEDLGTAMMFLGIFYLLGAMIVPAYIKAKKLNMALSSGGEFEIIPLLIFTIFIIGGYALNNIRGQ; via the coding sequence ATGAGTTACGTTTATGCAGCCGTGATAGGCATATTGATAGGCATATTCATATTTGGCTTGAAGACTGGAGTAGGATGTGGTTTTTCCACTGTCAGAAAAAGAGATATCCTTATACTTGCAAGTGGTTATTTCGTCATTTCCATAATACTTGGTAGTCTGGTGGAAATGGTGGACCAGTCCTATATTGAAGCTATTTCAAATCTTGGAATGACACTGCATGTTTTCATAGCACTTATCCTTATTATCGCAGGGATATATACACAGAAAAAATGGGTCTGCGGCCATGATGTCTCAAAGAAGACATTTCTTGTTATCTCCGTACCTTGCCCTGTTTGCCTTACAGCTCTTTTTGTATCATGCATGATACTGGCATCAACCCTTGAGGTCAGCGGCTGGAAGGTCGGAGTACTTGTAGGCTTTGTTTTCTTTATTTCAGTAATATCATCAACGTGGGTCTTCAGAAAAATGAAAAGAACACCTGAGGATCTGGGAACAGCAATGATGTTCCTTGGAATTTTCTACCTGCTTGGAGCAATGATAGTTCCTGCTTATATCAAAGCAAAGAAACTCAACATGGCGTTAAGTAGTGGGGGAGAGTTTGAGATCATTCCACTGTTGATATTCACTATTTTCATAATTGGAGGCTATGCCCTCAATAACATAAGAGGTCAATAA
- a CDS encoding MotA/TolQ/ExbB proton channel family protein: protein MDATSSLFGILYTFSASLLYPVIIILILLVVFSLMLIGEFLSEYAKRHRDIGNLELCCNKVREHVSSQKFGGAASSLRNVKQNFMVTSFAISAAEHLEKNMIPAIEWLSQEYEIRMAKRLEQTRIVATIAPMLGLMGTLIPLGPALIGLAQGDIVQLANNLMIAFATTVIGLFAGTIGYVLTQVRKRWYWQDMADIDYILDTLEVGE from the coding sequence ATGGATGCTACTTCTTCGTTGTTTGGTATATTATACACGTTTTCAGCTTCATTGCTGTACCCGGTAATTATCATTCTGATACTACTGGTGGTATTCTCCCTGATGCTTATAGGAGAATTCCTGTCAGAATACGCAAAAAGACATAGAGATATCGGAAACCTTGAACTGTGCTGTAACAAGGTAAGAGAACATGTCAGCTCCCAAAAGTTCGGAGGAGCTGCCAGTTCACTACGTAATGTAAAACAAAATTTCATGGTAACAAGCTTTGCCATTTCTGCTGCAGAACATCTTGAAAAGAACATGATACCTGCCATTGAATGGCTATCACAGGAATATGAGATAAGGATGGCAAAGAGACTTGAACAGACAAGAATCGTTGCAACTATCGCCCCAATGCTGGGCCTGATGGGAACACTCATTCCCCTTGGACCTGCACTTATAGGTCTTGCACAGGGGGATATCGTACAACTTGCAAACAACCTCATGATAGCTTTTGCTACAACTGTCATCGGCCTGTTCGCAGGAACTATCGGCTATGTGCTCACCCAGGTCAGAAAAAGATGGTACTGGCAGGATATGGCTGACATCGACTATATCCTCGACACTCTGGAGGTTGGGGAGTGA
- a CDS encoding DUF2149 domain-containing protein yields the protein MKGRRYRRTGLINNEDEQNPLTGVANLFDIAMVFSVALLVALVMSYQMPELLSPTEDITIVKNPGQQDMKIIIKEEGKPIEVLNMTDQIGGGTGEALGTAYKLADGRVVYVPEEEGANTTST from the coding sequence GTGAAAGGGCGAAGATACAGACGAACAGGCCTCATTAATAACGAGGACGAACAAAACCCTTTGACCGGGGTTGCCAATCTTTTTGATATTGCAATGGTCTTCTCAGTGGCACTTCTGGTAGCACTGGTGATGTCGTACCAGATGCCGGAACTTCTCAGTCCCACAGAGGACATAACAATTGTTAAGAATCCGGGACAACAGGACATGAAGATAATCATCAAAGAAGAAGGTAAACCCATTGAAGTCCTGAACATGACCGATCAGATAGGCGGAGGAACAGGAGAAGCTCTTGGTACAGCCTATAAATTGGCTGATGGAAGGGTTGTTTATGTGCCTGAGGAAGAGGGGGCGAATACAACCTCTACTTAA
- a CDS encoding cobaltochelatase subunit CobN — MITLTGVAAADEEKINITYIAYKSSDALETASQTNPYSDFIDYTYISYYDSSKDPQVSDDILEAAENGFFETQDVVFCSMVSYDAYSAINDSLKSAHDSGTSLLSIKTKLPTVPTYFDYRAYYEDANDIDVNDTIAVYFNNLDTSGKGLENAENLLIYLATEYGNHPGLTDSWGTSSKNYEEFLFILGTDFNKDNLTTAALAEDIDLELNTTVLSTTDVPDDFNFSQYGVIFIESQPEELVNTTWRSSINTARASGAYVIGYNLSENITLTNVDLYSDDYTDIERYWIQGGETNMETMLRVMGQKFVDLWTTDTYTPEIIQPKMNVTYILNRDTAVYYMDLVLNEREIITDRFNVTVMAGEEAINNTNLDLTNEDVIILYMVGSNQLPLIKDELLEAQANGAEIGTFGMLSDVYGIATFEMESDNYSILTDYLYNDGYENMENWIRRVGATFGSVYIQYADPAEPEIPTDGIYHPDAFPRIFADSTEYLEWYAEHGYNESELTIGIIGGQFGQTELTFNSENAIIRELESQGCNVIYTTYAVCSDDVDYFLKDGEVLVDSIISVKGFYLNYNNQEEGVEYLQEVYNVPVLKAVQDYYQTPEDYINSTSGLSVSCIPWQVTQAEIDGLTDYIWIAGRVQDEETEQYYYEPIDYQVEWLCNRAIAWAELGQMDNSDKKISIIYYNHEGGKNNIGASYLDIGSSFTLLMEAMQAAGYDIGNDTIPNGSEFIDLFITSRNVGSWAPGELEKVVESGYTTLVPVDDYLVYYNKLPESVREEVEETWGEAPGDIMTYENESGEYFVIPTVQFGNINFIPQPTRAGLSDESLIYHNESIPPTHQYLATYFWINNDYDADALIHFGTHGTQEWLPGNEVGLWKYDYPSIMVAETPVVYPYIMDNVGEGTQAKRRGNAVIISHLTPTIVEAGLYGDLATIQDKIENYQDAKDDDDATMMALYRNSTIQLYDNLSLGEDLGFSTNDLSTMTDDEFSSFLDTTLEEYLDEINDELIPYGLHTFGVAPEDFELVSMVKSMLGDDFIDHIYDVLSEGSGTEEQWGEEASVDATLLLNATLLYGTNISVAQTDILGTTNDSVTADLELALEYADNLEQTTREINQTLKALDAEYIEPGTGNDPIRNPDALPTGTNFYSFDQRLIPDEETEAQGRAVINDWIDSYYAENGAYPNKVAFILWSVETMRHEGLMEAQIYELLGVEPVRSSGRLTGEFTVIPLSNMTHPRIDVLMVPSGLYRDTFPFQLELLDNAVRAVADLNETNETNYVRMNTLAIEDAMLELGYNESVAHYISRSRIFSEAEGTYGTGLTSAVEASDTWDNTSEIADLFISRMSNIYGVDVWGDNYEDVFKLNLINVDAAIHSDSSNLYGLMDNDDVYQYLGGLGLAIRSLGGDVSLYIADFTSVDNPEVITLGEAFSKELAARYLNPSWLTGMMEYDYAGAREMMKAVEYMWGWEATTPDLVTDSDWDKIYETLVLDSQNIGVDDFLKENAYQYQSVTARLIENIRKGSWTPSDPDTLNNLVNELVKSVNENGVTCCHHTCGNAQLADFIAGKMQAAGVTAEMQAAYNELMYEATLRDQFVTQQQIDTSSVKTTDDSLNSVQRTMATGSSNQTMISETGGAGTDYDTPVQDSGKSTPDNYVQGYEMTQESVTNDNSVNSPSFSSSDILASVFVLGALGAIYLGFWKRRGF, encoded by the coding sequence ATGATAACACTAACAGGTGTTGCTGCAGCAGATGAAGAGAAAATAAACATAACTTACATTGCATATAAATCGAGTGACGCACTCGAAACTGCAAGTCAAACAAATCCATATAGTGATTTCATAGATTACACTTACATTAGTTACTATGATTCTTCTAAAGACCCACAAGTAAGTGATGATATACTAGAAGCTGCAGAAAATGGCTTTTTTGAAACCCAGGATGTTGTATTCTGTAGTATGGTTTCATATGATGCTTATTCAGCTATTAATGATTCGCTGAAGTCTGCGCACGACTCCGGGACTTCACTGTTAAGCATCAAGACTAAACTTCCAACAGTACCTACTTATTTTGATTACAGGGCATATTATGAAGATGCAAATGACATTGATGTAAATGATACAATAGCTGTTTATTTCAACAACCTGGATACTTCAGGTAAAGGACTTGAGAATGCTGAGAACCTATTAATCTATCTTGCAACGGAATATGGTAATCATCCCGGGCTGACAGACAGTTGGGGCACATCAAGCAAAAACTATGAGGAATTCCTGTTCATTCTTGGTACTGATTTCAACAAGGATAACCTGACAACTGCTGCTCTGGCAGAAGATATAGACCTGGAGCTTAACACAACTGTACTTTCCACGACTGATGTTCCAGATGACTTTAACTTCTCGCAATATGGTGTCATTTTTATTGAATCACAACCGGAGGAACTTGTGAACACCACATGGAGAAGCAGCATTAATACTGCAAGAGCTAGCGGTGCATATGTGATTGGTTATAACCTTTCTGAGAACATCACTCTGACAAATGTTGACCTGTATTCAGATGATTATACTGATATTGAACGGTATTGGATACAAGGTGGTGAAACGAACATGGAAACCATGCTCAGGGTTATGGGACAGAAATTTGTTGACCTGTGGACCACCGATACCTACACTCCTGAGATAATCCAGCCAAAGATGAATGTGACCTATATCCTCAATCGTGACACCGCTGTTTACTATATGGATCTTGTATTGAATGAAAGAGAGATTATTACAGATCGTTTCAACGTTACTGTCATGGCTGGTGAGGAAGCTATCAACAACACTAATCTGGATCTTACAAATGAAGACGTAATTATTCTTTACATGGTTGGATCTAATCAGCTTCCTTTGATCAAAGATGAGCTTCTTGAGGCACAAGCCAATGGAGCTGAGATCGGTACCTTCGGTATGCTGTCCGATGTATATGGAATTGCTACCTTTGAAATGGAAAGTGATAATTATTCCATACTCACAGATTATCTCTATAATGACGGATACGAAAATATGGAGAACTGGATCCGCAGGGTTGGAGCTACATTCGGCAGTGTTTACATACAATACGCTGACCCGGCAGAACCGGAGATTCCAACAGACGGTATTTATCATCCAGATGCATTTCCTAGAATTTTTGCAGACAGTACAGAGTATCTGGAATGGTATGCAGAACACGGCTACAATGAATCAGAACTCACAATAGGAATAATTGGTGGCCAATTTGGCCAGACCGAACTTACATTCAACTCTGAAAATGCTATTATCAGAGAGCTTGAATCACAAGGCTGCAATGTGATCTACACTACATATGCAGTGTGTAGCGATGATGTGGACTACTTCCTCAAAGATGGAGAAGTACTGGTTGATTCTATCATTTCTGTTAAAGGATTCTATCTGAACTATAACAATCAGGAAGAAGGTGTGGAGTACCTGCAGGAAGTATATAACGTTCCGGTTTTAAAAGCAGTGCAGGATTATTACCAGACACCTGAAGACTATATTAACAGCACCAGTGGATTGAGTGTTAGCTGTATACCATGGCAGGTAACACAAGCCGAAATTGATGGTCTTACTGATTACATCTGGATTGCCGGAAGAGTTCAGGATGAAGAAACAGAACAGTATTACTATGAGCCTATTGATTATCAGGTAGAATGGCTCTGTAACAGAGCTATCGCATGGGCAGAACTTGGACAGATGGATAATTCTGACAAAAAGATAAGCATCATTTATTACAACCACGAAGGCGGTAAGAACAACATTGGTGCCAGTTATCTGGATATCGGTTCTAGTTTCACATTACTTATGGAAGCAATGCAGGCAGCAGGTTATGATATTGGAAACGACACTATTCCAAATGGAAGTGAGTTCATTGACTTATTCATAACCAGCAGAAATGTTGGTTCATGGGCACCAGGAGAACTTGAAAAAGTTGTTGAAAGCGGCTATACAACATTGGTTCCTGTGGATGATTATCTGGTATATTATAATAAACTTCCAGAAAGTGTACGTGAAGAAGTTGAGGAAACATGGGGCGAAGCTCCTGGTGACATCATGACCTATGAGAATGAGAGTGGTGAATATTTTGTTATACCAACTGTACAGTTTGGTAACATCAATTTCATACCGCAGCCTACAAGGGCAGGACTTTCCGATGAGTCACTCATCTACCACAATGAATCCATACCGCCAACACACCAGTACCTTGCAACATATTTCTGGATCAACAATGATTATGATGCAGATGCACTGATTCATTTTGGTACACACGGAACACAGGAATGGCTGCCAGGTAATGAAGTAGGACTATGGAAATATGATTACCCATCCATTATGGTTGCTGAGACACCTGTAGTTTACCCATACATTATGGACAATGTTGGTGAAGGTACACAGGCTAAGCGTCGTGGTAATGCTGTAATTATATCTCATCTGACACCTACAATAGTTGAAGCCGGGCTTTACGGTGACCTTGCTACTATACAGGATAAAATAGAGAATTATCAGGATGCAAAAGATGATGACGATGCCACAATGATGGCACTTTATCGTAACAGTACTATACAACTATACGATAATTTGAGTCTTGGTGAGGATCTTGGTTTCTCCACGAATGATTTGTCTACTATGACCGATGATGAATTCTCCAGTTTCCTGGACACTACACTGGAAGAATACCTCGACGAAATCAATGATGAGCTCATACCATATGGCTTACACACCTTTGGTGTCGCACCAGAAGATTTTGAACTTGTTTCGATGGTCAAGTCCATGCTTGGTGATGACTTCATCGATCATATCTATGATGTACTTTCAGAAGGTAGCGGTACAGAGGAACAGTGGGGAGAAGAAGCAAGCGTTGATGCAACATTACTGCTGAATGCAACTTTGCTTTATGGAACTAACATCTCAGTTGCTCAGACAGATATACTTGGAACTACCAATGATTCTGTTACAGCAGATCTTGAACTCGCTCTGGAATACGCTGATAATCTAGAACAAACCACCAGAGAAATTAACCAGACATTAAAGGCACTGGATGCTGAATATATTGAGCCTGGAACTGGTAATGATCCGATACGTAATCCTGATGCTTTACCCACAGGAACGAACTTCTACAGTTTTGATCAGAGACTGATTCCTGACGAGGAAACTGAGGCTCAAGGACGTGCAGTCATAAATGACTGGATAGACTCATATTATGCAGAGAATGGTGCTTATCCGAACAAGGTTGCCTTTATTCTATGGTCAGTCGAGACCATGCGTCACGAGGGACTCATGGAAGCACAAATATATGAGTTGCTTGGAGTAGAACCTGTAAGGAGTTCCGGCAGATTGACCGGTGAGTTCACTGTCATACCACTAAGTAACATGACTCATCCAAGGATTGATGTATTGATGGTACCTTCCGGTCTTTATCGTGATACATTCCCATTCCAGCTTGAACTGCTGGACAATGCGGTTCGTGCAGTTGCTGACCTTAATGAGACAAATGAGACTAACTACGTAAGGATGAACACTCTTGCTATAGAGGATGCAATGCTTGAACTGGGATACAATGAAAGTGTTGCACACTATATCTCAAGATCAAGAATATTCAGTGAGGCTGAAGGTACTTATGGTACTGGTTTAACCTCTGCAGTAGAAGCAAGTGATACATGGGATAACACATCAGAAATAGCTGATCTTTTCATTTCCAGAATGTCAAACATTTATGGAGTGGATGTATGGGGTGACAACTATGAGGATGTGTTCAAGCTCAATCTTATCAATGTAGATGCAGCAATACACAGTGATTCATCAAACCTCTATGGTCTCATGGACAACGATGACGTTTACCAGTATCTTGGTGGACTTGGTCTGGCTATAAGATCACTTGGTGGTGACGTTTCATTATATATTGCAGACTTTACTAGTGTGGATAATCCAGAAGTCATTACTCTTGGTGAAGCTTTCAGTAAAGAACTGGCTGCCAGATATCTCAATCCTAGCTGGTTGACCGGAATGATGGAGTATGATTATGCTGGTGCCAGAGAGATGATGAAGGCAGTCGAGTACATGTGGGGCTGGGAAGCAACAACACCGGATCTGGTGACTGATTCAGACTGGGACAAGATATATGAGACACTTGTGTTGGACTCACAGAATATAGGTGTGGATGACTTCCTGAAAGAGAATGCATACCAGTATCAGTCCGTAACTGCCAGATTGATTGAAAATATCAGAAAGGGAAGTTGGACTCCTTCAGACCCAGACACCTTGAATAATCTTGTCAATGAATTGGTTAAATCGGTGAATGAAAACGGAGTTACCTGCTGTCACCACACTTGTGGTAATGCGCAGCTTGCTGATTTCATAGCTGGAAAAATGCAGGCAGCAGGAGTCACCGCAGAAATGCAGGCAGCATACAATGAATTGATGTATGAAGCAACTCTCCGGGATCAGTTTGTGACACAGCAACAGATTGATACCAGTTCAGTAAAAACAACAGACGATTCTCTTAACTCTGTCCAAAGAACCATGGCAACAGGTTCATCAAACCAGACCATGATATCCGAGACAGGAGGAGCAGGAACGGACTATGACACACCAGTGCAGGATTCTGGAAAATCAACACCAGACAACTACGTCCAAGGTTATGAGATGACTCAAGAGAGTGTTACTAACGACAACAGCGTGAATAGTCCATCATTCTCAAGCTCGGATATCCTTGCTTCCGTATTTGTATTAGGAGCTCTCGGGGCCATATATCTGGGATTCTGGAAAAGAAGAGGTTTCTAA